One stretch of Pararhizobium qamdonense DNA includes these proteins:
- a CDS encoding ABC transporter permease — translation MTRRQWLMSDRPQSRLQARLGRAYMTWQRFSANRLAVAGLCIILLLILIAIFADVLAPHSPVIGDLGGARLLPPGSPGYLLGTDDQGRDILSRLLHGSRLTLLVIVLVAIIAAPIGLLVGAVSGYAGGWVDAVLMRITDIFLAFPKLVLALAFVAAMGPGIQNAIIAIAITSWPPYARIARAETLSVRNSDYIAAVRLMGASPFRIVLRHVMPMCMSSLIVRVTLDMAGIILTAAGLGFLGLGAQPPLPEWGAMIASGRRFILDQWWVATMPGIAILIVSLGFNLLGDGLRDALDPRESGQ, via the coding sequence ATGACCCGCCGCCAATGGCTGATGTCCGACAGGCCGCAATCGCGGCTGCAGGCGCGGCTTGGCCGTGCCTACATGACCTGGCAGCGGTTCTCGGCCAACCGGCTCGCCGTTGCCGGTCTGTGCATCATCCTGCTCCTCATCCTGATTGCCATCTTTGCCGATGTGCTTGCACCGCATTCGCCCGTCATTGGCGATCTCGGCGGCGCACGCCTTTTGCCGCCCGGAAGCCCCGGCTATCTGCTCGGCACCGACGACCAGGGCCGGGATATCCTTTCGCGCCTGCTGCATGGATCGCGGCTGACGCTGCTGGTCATCGTGCTGGTGGCGATCATCGCGGCGCCCATCGGCCTTCTGGTCGGGGCCGTCTCCGGCTATGCCGGCGGCTGGGTCGATGCGGTCCTGATGCGCATCACCGATATCTTCCTCGCCTTCCCCAAGCTGGTGCTGGCGCTGGCCTTCGTGGCGGCCATGGGGCCGGGCATCCAGAATGCGATCATCGCCATCGCCATCACCTCCTGGCCGCCCTATGCGCGCATCGCCCGGGCTGAAACGCTGAGCGTGCGCAATTCCGATTATATCGCCGCCGTCCGGCTGATGGGCGCTTCGCCGTTCCGCATCGTGCTCAGACATGTCATGCCGATGTGCATGTCGTCGCTGATCGTGCGCGTCACGCTGGATATGGCCGGCATCATTCTCACGGCTGCCGGTCTCGGTTTCCTCGGTCTCGGCGCCCAGCCGCCGCTGCCGGAATGGGGCGCGATGATTGCGTCGGGACGCCGCTTCATTCTCGATCAATGGTGGGTCGCCACCATGCCCGGCATTGCCATCCTGATTGTCAGCCTCGGTTTCAACCTGCTTGGCGACGGCCTGCGCGATGCGCTCGACCCACGGGAGAGCGGCCAATGA